The Camelus ferus isolate YT-003-E chromosome 13, BCGSAC_Cfer_1.0, whole genome shotgun sequence genome segment GTCCTCTGCAGGCAGGCGGCGGACGCGGAGCTGTCAGGGCCCCGGACAGATGGTCACACGATCAGTTGGCACAAGGCACCAAGCAGCCAGGGGGCCAGGCCTCCCCTGGTGAGTGAAACCAAAGCCTGTCCTTCAGTGCCAGGGGACAGTGAGCCCTGGGCCTCTGGCTGAGTTGGGGGCAGGAACGCCTTGCAAGCTCTAAGCACTGAATGGTGGCCAGGGCGCTGCCAGACAGCTCAGGGCCCTGTTCCCGGTGGGAGCCAAGCACTGAGTGAGGAAGACAGCCACAAAGCTTGGAGTCTGCAGGTGAGGACTTCTGGGAGTTGGGGGGCCGGCCAGGGGCCTGGGCCTCAGAGAGAGAGGCTGGCAGAGAAGGCTGCGGAGGAGAGCAGACCCTGCCCCAGGCCCGCAACTCCCAGCCACACCCATGAAGGGGAAGTAGCTTGCTTTCTACTTCCGTTTCCATTCTCTCAGCTGGGAATGGAGACAGTTGAGTCAGCCAGACGGGCCAGAGCTGGAGCCCAGAGGCAGGGCCCTGGGTGCCCATGtaggcagagccctggggcagCCCCCATGCCCTGACTGGGTGGAGCCCCCATGTCTCCAGGCTCCTTTGCGGCAGCAGCAGCTCAGCAAACACTAAACACTGAGCGAGGGcggtgaggctgggctgggctgagcagagGGAGGTGCAGGTGCCTGGGCGGCGCTACCAAGAGAggcctggagggggtgggggtagagagCCTGGAGACCCTCGGGGAGGCAGGGGGCCTGAGGCAAACCCTTCTGGGTGAATCTGGAAGCAAGGGCATCACTGAGACCCAAGAGGGGAGGCGGTGTGCCAGCCGTCCATCGAGGTTGCGGGGGGAGACGGTGGTGGGAGGAGACTAGCAGGGTGCTGCAGGAACAGGTCCCCACGCGGTCACCGCAGGGTCACCACCAGGGTGACATCCCTACACCTGGCCTCCCGCCCTCCATGCAGACAAGCCAGAGCTGAGTAGGTCCAGGTGACCCCTGTGACTTACGTAGGTGATGCCTGTGAATCTCTTGGCCATGTGGTAGAAGGCACCATGGATGTAGAACCAGGCGACGTGGAGCCGCTGGAGGCACCCAAGGCCCTGCCTGAGTAGGGACGCAGCCCGCAGGAGCGCTCGCTGCTGCTGCTCCGTCAGGGCGGTGACGTGCTGGTGCAGCCAGCGCCGTGCCCCCCATGGGCTGCGCACACTGGGTGCCAAGCTGCCCTGCAAGGGCCGCGTGCCATCACTGTCGGCCTGCAGCTCATGCTCCAGGTGGAGCAGGGCCTTGTCCAGCAGGTACGGCAGGACGGTGTGCAGCGCAACCAGGACCCCGCGGCGCAGCCTGGAGGGCACCCGGCTCTGGGACGGGTCCACCTGGACGATGCCCACGTACTCCTCCCCGAGGGTCTGATAAcctgtggtggtgggggggccCCACGTGAGAGACAGGCAGGGACCTGCCAGCAATTTCCTCCTCTCTACTGGATCCCTACCTTTCCTCTAAAGGATGACACTCCACCAGGGGCCCCGCTGCCCATGCCCTGTGACACGGCTCGGTGCTGAGACCCCTCTCAGGCTATGGGTTCAGCCAGAGAAACGGTCCTAATGGCATCCTGGGCAAAGTATCCAGGGACACAAAAAGAATGAAGGGGACACAGACAAGACAGGAACTCAGAGCTTTCAGAGGCCCGGCCAGGGCTCAGGGCCTGGGAAGGGGCTCAGGggcccctccttccctgaggCTGCATCCAGGCCAGTCTAGGGACACTGGGAAGCACTGCAGAAGACCCTCACTCTgctggcagcccctcccctgtcctctggGCCCCTCAGTCCCAGGGTCCCACCAGGGGCTGCAACCTGCAAGTGTGGTGAGACCAAAGTAGGCGACATCTGACAGCAGCTCAATCTCTttcctccactccagccactTCTTTGCACCTGAGCAGAGAAACAGCATCATTCCTGACAGGGTGGCGGTGAGGCTCGTGCAGTGGTAAGAATTAGGAACGACCCTCCCTCGTGCTTCCAAGGCCCAGCCCAGACATCCCTGCACGAGGCGGAgactcctcttctctctcccctggcCACCCATGCTGTCCACTCTGCTCCATCTCCATCTGCCTCGCCCGGGCCACTGAGAGTGTCCTGAGACCTGCCCACCTGCAGCCACCCCCGCTCCAGGACCCACCAGGGTAACCGTTCTAGAGACCAGAAAGGCCACAGAGACAGTGTAGTCCAGTGACCAGAAGCACGAGACCACCCATCAGCACAAATCCCAGCCCCACACTGCTGgttgtgacctcaagcaagttacAAGGTATCTCTGGAGTCCCCATTTCCCTGTGTGTAGGAGGAGAACTACAAGTCCTACTCGCAGGGATGTTCTGAGAAAATGCGTTAACGGCCCAAAGCACGGAGAACAGCGTCTGGCACAGAGTGTAAGTCAGAGTGTCGGCAGAACAATACACAGGCCATTTACTCTGGTCGTTGTCCCTCTCCTGCTCAGAGCCTGCTGACGGCCACTATGCCCCGAATTTCTGGTCGCTCCGAACAGGAGCCCGGCTGTGGTCCGGAATCTGCCCCACGCTCCTGCCTCTCCGCTGGGCTCCACCGCCGCAGCTCCAATGAAGTTCCCTCGTGTCCCCAGCGCCGTGGACTCTTTCACACCTGGTGCATGGCCCCAACCCGCGCCCCCGGCAGCCGGGGGGCAAAGCCCGGAGCGCTCGGCTTCTTCCTGATTCAGCTCAGGCCTCGGCGGGGCGGCCGCGCTGAGCCGGCGGGTCTGGGGCTCGTCCGCCCGCCTCGCGCCCCAGGCCGGCGCCCAGGACCCCCCGCACGGCCCCCGGGGCGGGCCTCACCCGCCAGGCTGTGCAGGGCGCCGCCCGCCGCGCTCCGCAGCCCGCCGCGGTAGTAGTCATCCTTCTGCGCCGCGCGAACCACCTCCGGGGGGCTGGCGGCCGCGGGGACCATGGCGCCGGGGTCCAGGACGGCCGCACCCACGGGAAGGCGCCTGATGTAGGAGCCGGGCTTGGCGTGCGGCGCGGACCTCGTGCGTCACGGCGCGCACCTCGTGCGTCacggcgcgcggggcggggccggggcgggggccgggaaggcggggcggggccgggaaggcggggcggggccgggaaggcggggcggggccgggagggcgggcggggccgggagggcgggcgggggcggggcctggggccggACTGAGTTGGGCCCGCGCTGTCTCGCGCGAGACCGTGTTAAATGGGGTCCGTGCAGAGATCCGTGCGGGCTGACGCGGCCTTGAGGGGCAAGCGCAGAGCGGGAAGGGGAGAGTGCACGCGGGGTGGCGCGGGATGGCGAGCGGCTCCTGGGATAGCCCCCAAGTCCTGAGAGGGACGTCAGAGTCAGAGGAGGTGCCGATCCCCCGTTGCGGGATGCTCGCTCGCCCCCTGCGGCCGGAAGTCAAAAGGGGGCCCCCTTGGTGGGGCGCTGGCATCCCCTGCAGGCCCATGGAAGGTGCTCTGGGGCCCGGGACAGAACGAGGAGTGCAGATTTTGGAACCTGGGTATTTACACTGGTGACCGCTCAGGCCCTACAAGTGCAGACCCCTGACCCCTCCCAGCTTCTCTGCTCAGGGGATGGACAGAGAGAGGTCTGGGAGGCCACACACTGTAGGGGACAGAGCTAGGAGAGCCGGGCGCCCAGGCACAGGCCACAGCTGGACTAGAGCTTTGGGGAAGGTCCCTGAGagggtcctgggggagggcagtgggaggaggcatTGGACGTGTCCTGAGGGCTCAGGGCCTGGAGCAGATTATAGTATCTGCATCTGTGCCCCATTGGGTAGGGGGCACCCCCAGACTGACCAGAGGGATCCCAGCCTAGGAGAAGGGCCCTTTCCAGGGGCACTAAGGGAGCCATGAGACTaggcaagagagaaagaagccaggtgagctgggggggggggtgggcagccTCTGAGGCCCCACTGACCCTGGTGGGAGGGCCTGGTTGAGACAGGCTGCAGCTCTTGGCCTCACTTCTGCTCTCACAGCTCTGTGACacggagccaggccctggggacaggcTCCGAGTTCCTCGGGGCTCCACCAGCTGTGGGCAGGCCCCTCTTGGAGGGACAGGGCAGGACCTGGGtggtcccccagcccctcctgctgctgAAGCCCCTGTGCCCCTTTGGAGTGCACCCCTGACTGTGTACCCCGTTTTCTGGATGCAGAGGCCACCCACTGCTTTGGTTTTCGGCCTGGGGTGGACCCTTGGGTGAGGGCAGGTGGAGACAGGCCTTCACCAGCTTCTGGCCAGCTCTCATGTAACAGGCTGAAACGCAGACGCCTTCCTGGCCCGGGAGGTGCCCTGGCCTGTGCCCACCGGCACCAGGTCGGATCTGGAGGCGGTTTGGCCCCTTCCTTGGGGTCGCCGGCTGGCACCTTCAAGAAGCCACTGTCCCCCACTAGCAGGTCCCAGCTCCTTGTCCAGGATTTCATTTTCCGGCCTTTCTTCTCACCAGCACAGCTTCGCAGCGCAGGGCAAGGCCAGAAACAGTGTTAAGAAGTTGTTTTGGGGATATGGGGCCTGGGGTCCAGCCGGGTTCAGATCCACCCAGTCTCCTGCCCTCTGCGGTGGGGCTGGTTGTTAGCGGTGGTCACTAGTGCCCCAGATCGTGTGCTAAGATGACTCGAGTTTGGGAGGGGGGGTCACATTCCAGAACAGCCAGCAGGTGGCACCATCGGCCCATCCGCTCCACCAGGTTAGCCGTAGAATTTTAGGGGATCAGTGAGTGAGTTTCACCCCAAAGAGAGAATCTGGATCAGAACCAAAGACCGGAGCGCCGGCTCGCTGGGCCTCCGCGTGGAGACGGTGACTCGGCCgaggtggggacagggctggctTCCAGAGGGAAGTCCTCGCCTGATGACGAAAGGCAGCTCTCCGTACCCCTGGGCAACCAGGCAGCCCGGAGCCCTGTGAGAGGCTGCGTTCTTGGGCCTGGGACTCTGGGGTGGGCCAGCGGGCCGGGGGCTCTTGCTGGAGGCCTCACTGCATGGCTTCTGACCGCAGTGGCCCCTGAGGCAGGACGGTGGGCGAAGGGCCAGGTGGTCTTCAGGGAAGGCGGCCCCAGTGGGGCAGAGGTATCTGACCAGAGTCCAGCCCCAGGTGAGGCCCTGACATCCAACACTGTGCCTGCAGTGAGGGcttgctctgtttttattttaattttttaaacagggtattgaatccaggaccttgtgcgtgttaagcatgtgctctacctcttgcctgctgccccctccctccagtaGCAGCTGAGCCCGAGCCCGCTGTGACCGCAGCTGTAAATCCTCTACCTGGTGGAGCTCTCACTCTGTCCGGCAGAACCCCCGGCCTCAGTTCTCTGGTCTGTGCAATGGGGTTGCCAACGTAACGAGCTGGCATTTATTAAGAACCAGTGCACGAATCCACAGAAGCAGGCTTGGAGGGGGGGGATCTGGGTCCGGACGCCGCCTGGCTGGTGCAGATGCCGCCCTGTCAGTGGGAGTGCGGTTCTCAGTCCTGTCCCCACTGAATTCAGTCCTCCAGTTGTCAGATTGTCCCTCCTCCAGGTCACTTGCTCTGGCCCCTCACTGAACCTGGCTAGGTGGAGGGGTGGCTCTGCTGCCCACCTCACTCTCCTGGATTCGCCACTcgtctcccaccctccccagctccacccGGCACCTGGTGGGCAAGCCAGGGGCCAGCTGGTCTGTGTCCCTCGGCCGCGAGGCCTGCTTCACCCGACACAGCCTTCCTGCCTGGGCGGCTGCGGTGCTGTCAAGCCTGGCCCACGTAGGCACTCGGGAACTCCtatcaggagaaggaaggaaggaggaaccGGCCCCGGAGTCTAGCTGAGGTGGTCTCACTCACCCCCCAAATCTCCAGGGCTTGGGGTCCCCCCAGGCTGTCTGGACACTGGGCTGGATGCACCCCTGCCCtgagactgggggtggggtgctccCAGGCAGAGCCTTCCCTGGACCCCCTGGATTCCTGGGCCCATCCTAGAAGGAGCGAGTGCTTCTCATTGGCTGAGGGGACAGTGAGGCTGAGATGTcaacctgggggtggggggcggggctgggggtgggggtggctagAGAGAGCTGCGTGTACACCTTGGTGCCTGGCCAGGATCCCTGACTGGACAGGCGCCTTAGGGGCGTGCAGCAGAGGTGGGCACTGCTGCCCTTTGTGGGGGGAACCACCTTGTccgaggtggggtggggtgtgaacTGAGCAGCCATAGTTCTGGCCCCAGGCGTGGGGCTGGCATGGCCcgtttctccccttccctgtggTGGGAGCCTGGGCAGGTGGAAGGACTGGGGAAGAGCCTGCGCCCTGACCACTGACCACTGACTGTTGGGGCGCAGCCCTCACTGGGACAAACCCAGAGAACCTGGTGGCGGTGGCTGGGAAGCCCGGgagcacccctcaccccaccaggCAGCGGATCTGGGCCCTGGAGGTGTGTGGGGTCGGGGTGCAGTGGGCACAGGGTGGGCTGGGTGAGGgctgccaggggtgggaggtgagtcACGGCTGTAGGTGGAAGGCACCCCAGAACCGAGCTGGGACTCCCACCGGCCCCTGGGGCAGAGGCCTCCCAGCCGAGGGGTGGGGGACCTCATGCTGCAGGACTCACAGCAGTGCCCTGCCAGGGGCTTGCCAGGTGAGGTTGGGACGGGGCTGCCTGGGGCTTGGGCTGGTCTGGGAAGTGATGTCAGGATTCCAGGGCTCAGGTGGCTGGCCAGGGACTCTGCCTGTGGCCAGGGCCAGTGTGTCCCTGTGTTGGCCTGGGACAGGAAGGCACGATTCCTCGCCATACAGCGTGTctggcaggagcagagctggTCTGGGGCTCCGGGGCTCTGGTCCACTGCCAGGGCTTCCAGGGAGCCAGACAGGAACCTGGAGCCTGGGGggctgaggagggaagagggtacCATCCAAGTGGTGGAGCTAGGAATCAAAACTCAGAGAGGCTATGTCTGGTCCAAAGCATGTGCAGGCACAGGGTGAGTCTCACGTCTGTTGGGTCCCacatctgtatcctaatgccttTGCCTGCTGctggaggtaggggaggggcccCACGTGAGTGCAGCCATCATCCAAGTCTGAGCTGGTTGGTGACTAAGGCCTGGCCACTATTGGCCCAAGGAAGAGGCAgtctgggagggcttcctggaggaggaagttTTGTACTGACAGGAGAGGCAGGGCTCCATCCAGACAAGAGGccatcccccagcctcccttagggctggaggtggaggggtaCAAGCCAGGGCCTTGCAGGGTGGGGCATCCAGAAAACTGAGGACCCTTGAGCACCAAGGGGGGCCAGAGATGGAGGTCTGAGCAAGGACACTGGCTGGGCAGGGGTGTTGACAGTGACTGGCACAGGTCAGCCACATGCTCCCGTCACTGCAGCTCAAGGAGTGGCATCCATTCCAGCACCAGTGTGTGGATGGGCACAGGGAGGTCAGGCCCTGACCTGGGGGCTCATTGTGGAAGGAGCTGTGGGGATTGTGGCCAGCGTGGGAGGGGCGTGTGCTGGAGGCTCCTTGGAGAGACCCTCCCACAGTGCCACTGTCCCCATCACAGCATCCTCCTGATGGGGACAAGGAGAGGGACAGGGACTGCCGTCTCTGTGCTGCAGATGTGATCTTGAGTAGGTGCTTCCttgccctgtgcctcagtttcctcctgggcCGTGGCAGCCCCGTGTGTGCAGTGCGCCAGCCTGAGGCTCGCTGTGGCTCCCCTTCAGGGTGGGTCCCTGGGGGCTGAGCGGCTCAGGGtttgctgggaggagggagcagcggTGGTAAAGATCTCAGAGAGCAGTGCAGGGACTTGTAAGCGTTTGGCAGGAAAAGTGCTTTGTTTGTGCACTCAGGTGACGATGATGGGAGCTCCTGGGGGTCTGGGTGGAGCTGAGGGGGTGGCCCTGGCTGGGAGGCACCTCAGGTGAAGGTGGAACTTGGAGTAGGGAGGACTTTGGAAGTCGTCTCCTCTTACTGTCCCTGCTGATCTGGTGCTGCAGGGTGCCCTCCTGTGCCATCTTGGCCCTGGGGACAAAGGCTGGGGGCAATGCCTCCTGGTCAGCACAGCCGTGTCCCTGGGCTGGTCCGCAGGGGTGAGCCGCAGAGGCGAGCGTGTGTGCAGTCCCTCCCGGGACCATCAGACAGGTGGGGGAGCTTCTTCCCCAGCTCCACCGTTGGAAGAGGCACAGGGGGTCGGCAGGCCAGTGGGCTTGTCCTCCTTCACTGGGACCTTGGATTCTGGGAGGGGCCAGGGGTCAGGCATTTGCTGCCCAGGTCTGGAgactgggggagggtgggtggggtccGAGCCTCCAGCCCTGTCCCCGATTGGTCTGGAAGCAGAGTGGGCAGTGCTGGCAGCCGCCGAAGGGTGGGCCGGTCATCCTcggggtggggaggtggatgACCATGGCTGCCCATGGCCTCAGGCGGGGCATGTCCTGCCTGGAGTTGGTGGCCCGCTGATATTTTGGTTTGTTACAACTGCTCCTGTGCACGCAGCCTCATCGGGGCCATCCCCTCCCCTGGCCGGGAGCGCCCTCCCCTCAGGCCGGGAGcgccctcccctcagcccctagtcactcccagctctgcctgcccagggccTGTGCCGGCTCCTTGGGGTCactggctcccagcccagcccccactctCCCGCTTCACAGTCGGAGGAGGGCCCCCTCTGCTGGCCCCGGCGCCCCTCACCGTGgcagtcccctccctgcccagggccgCCTGTGTGTGACCTCAATGCCCCCTGCCCTTCACTGGTGGCTCTGAAGACCACGCCCCCCTCCTAGCCCCCCGCCCGCTGTGCCGCCGCGGACCCACGCCTCTCAAAGGGGTCGCTCCCCCCAGgtgccctcctccagcctctccaaCCCGCAGGAAGGACTCTCGTTGGGGTCCCAGCTGCCCCTCAGCCTGTGGTCCTCCGGGAAGGGGTCTGCAACGGCcaccccagggtggggctggtccTGGGTGTCTGTCCCCTTTGTCTGCTGTTGAGTTTCCCGCTGAGGTTGAAGACAGAGCAAACGtccaggagaaaacagagggCTGCATGGGCACTGGACTCTCTGCATGCGAGTGACCGACGCGGCTGGAGGCTGGCCGGCCCTGGGGTGCAGCTGTTGGCAGACAGAGGGGGGCCTCTGATTGTTGGTGGCTGATGCCCACCCAGCAGTGAGGTGTGGGTGCCACGGTGGTCCCCCACAGGGGGCATGGGGACAGTGAGGGAGAAACAGAGGAACAGAGGAACAGGGTCAGGTGCCAGCCATGGAGGCGACAGAGCTGAGAAGTGCCTTGTCTCAGCTCCCCTGGGGAACCCTTAGAGGTGGGCTGCGAGTTTTGTCTAAGGATGCTGGACTGGGACCTGGGACTCTaagccagccctgggccccagggaccAGACAGTTCCTTCCAGCCACAGGGCCTTTACACATGCTGCCCCTTCTGCCTGAAGTGCCCCCTCCCACAGACGGCCCCTGCTCACAGCAGCAGCCTGAGCTCAGCTGGGCCCTCTTACCC includes the following:
- the PEX10 gene encoding peroxisome biogenesis factor 10 isoform X2, with translation MVPAAASPPEVVRAAQKDDYYRGGLRSAAGGALHSLAGAKKWLEWRKEIELLSDVAYFGLTTLAGYQTLGEEYVGIVQVDPSQSRVPSRLRRGVLVALHTVLPYLLDKALLHLEHELQADSDGTRPLQGSLAPSVRSPWGARRWLHQHVTALTEQQQRALLRAASLLRQGLGCLQRLHVAWFYIHGAFYHMAKRFTGITYLRVRRLPAEDPRARASYRLLGLVSLLHLALSVGLQLYGFRQRQRARREWKPHCSLSQRRSHVEERVVSRNSLCTLCLEERRHSTATPCGHLFCWECIMQWCDTKTECPLCRERFLPQKLVYLRHYR
- the PEX10 gene encoding peroxisome biogenesis factor 10 isoform X1; translated protein: MGGQGREKRSLRLVQGCLGWALEARGRVVPNSYHCTSLTATLSGMMLFLCSGAKKWLEWRKEIELLSDVAYFGLTTLAGYQTLGEEYVGIVQVDPSQSRVPSRLRRGVLVALHTVLPYLLDKALLHLEHELQADSDGTRPLQGSLAPSVRSPWGARRWLHQHVTALTEQQQRALLRAASLLRQGLGCLQRLHVAWFYIHGAFYHMAKRFTGITYLRVRRLPAEDPRARASYRLLGLVSLLHLALSVGLQLYGFRQRQRARREWKPHCSLSQRRSHVEERVVSRNSLCTLCLEERRHSTATPCGHLFCWECIMQWCDTKTECPLCRERFLPQKLVYLRHYR